Within the Miscanthus floridulus cultivar M001 chromosome 2, ASM1932011v1, whole genome shotgun sequence genome, the region ATGAACAGCAAATTCCTGGGTGGATGTAAAACAAACCTTCAGCATGAGAGTCTCTTCCGGTAACCTTTGTGTTTCCCTTTCCATTTGCTGCACCAAATTCAGATGCTAGAACTGAATGGCGATCAAAGAGCTTCCTCCGCTTGAATGTACTCCTTTGTGTCCTCTGTCGTGTATAATGCATTTTCTTGTTCCGGAAAGAAGGCTTCCGCTCGACATCTGATGGGATCAATGAATTCAAGTTATATGGAGCTGGTTTGAATACAAATTCCGTCAATGTCGTGTTACTGAAATATAAAGAAAAGGAAAATCAAGATTTTCCAGTGCTTACCACTATAGGAAAGATCAGATTTGTGAATCCTCGCTGGAGCAACTTTCCTGTACTTACTAGTGAGCAGCTTCCTTACCCTACTATACTCAGCTGTACAATTGGACCTGAAATCCCTGTTAGTGGTGGTGCTCGGATGAGTGCACCCAGAGGACTTatcgtcatcatcatctctatctaCAGCAAAACCCCCCACTCCCTTTGGGCCCCTTGGTAAGGAGGTTGAGCGGTGAATTTTATCGCCATACAATGGCATCTCGCCGGTGCTGTCAGAGCTGACCAAAGGAGGAGGCTTGGCATCCACATCCATTGAATCAAGCAAATTATACATTTCGGGTGCATTCTTATGAAATCCTGCTGGGGCCGTCGGCATCAGGCTCGCCACTGCATCTCCTGTGAAGGCTCCTGATTCCACGGATTCAGGCGACCACCTATCTGCGATCACACCAAAATTACACCCCAATTCAGCCTTGGTACAGCTGATCATGGAGGATTCCTTGTCCTGGGCCTCAGACTTCGCCTTAGGATCCTCAATCCGAGCATTATTCACCGCCCGCTGGAACGCAATGTGGGGGAGAATTGCACTCTCATTGCAGCTATCCTGATCCGTCACCTCATGCTTGAACTGCTTCATTTCCTCATCACACTGTTCCTGCTTCACACGGACATCCTTCGCGCACGCAGCCAAAGCAGGGGCACCGGCGCTCATATTCCCCAGCGAGCCCACCCCCTCATCAAGCAGCTTCCCTGCCACCGTCGCGAGAAGGTCGAATGCGGACATCTGGGCCGGGTTCTGGGCCTCCTTCTTCCTGACCGATCTCTTGCCCTGCACATTTCACCGAACAAGAAACGCCATCCTTGTCAGACTTGCCAGCCAAGGGCAGCGAAGCGAGGGCCGAATCTATGCGCTGAAAGCCGCGTACCCTCGCGGACTTGGGAACGCGCGGCATCTCCGCGACTTGGCCTCCACCGCACGACTCCATCTCTGACGACGACCTCTTTTGGAACACCATTTCTGCTCTTCGCTTCGGTTGCTTGAAGTTTACAAGAGGGTTAGTTAACAACTGGTAGTTGCGCTGTTCATGGCTTGTCATCAACACAAATCTGCAAGAACCCATTAGCAATCAGCAAAGGAAAACTGGTACTAGTAGGTagaataaaaaaaaggaaatcaTTCATCGGGATCTCTGTAGTAACTTGGGATAAATCTGTTTAAACCCTCCATTCCATTAATTAAACAGGGAACGATCATACTACTGCGTTTGCAGTAATTAATTACCAAAAGTTCGAATCCCAATACCCCAAGCCGATAGCCGAGAGATCCAGACGTGAAACGGCCAAAATGAAAACAATTTTCAACAAGCTGCGCTCCAAGAGCGAATCAAAACTCAAATTAATTAGGCAAACACAGAAACAGCAGAAGAAATGGAGAGAATTCATACTTGAACTCGTGATCCGAGTTAAGACCTCAGaggaaatgttttttttttcttatacCAAATGGTTTCGCCGCTGAATTTAATGCACAAGCAAATAAATTCGCCAGGTAAACCAGTACGCCAAGCGATCAAAAggcagagagagaggggaagagaaCCTTTTTTAAAACCTCGTGCATCGGAATCCGTGAGGATTAAGCAACTGCCAAAAGGAAAGCGGGCACGTCGATTAAAAAAGAAAGAGCGAACCGCAAACCTCACAGGCGCGCAAGAACGTCGAGGAAATCGTGAATCGGGCGAGGCCAGATCTGATCTCGGCACCCGATTCGCAGCAATTCGACGCGAAATTAAGCAAAACCCCGGACGAATTCAAACCGCGGCTCCGAAATGTACCGGGATCTCAGAAAGACGCGAATTCACCTCCTTGTCGGAGCACAGCGCGGCGGATCGGACCAAAGCAAGCAGAATTCGGACAGGAGTGGACCGAAACAGGGCGGAGGCAAACCCCCCAACACAGCAGCGCCCCACAGCGGGGCACCAAAACACGAAACCCAGCCCCAAAACCGCATAATTCGGCAGAATTCCCCGGAATTAGCACGCCGTGCTCACCTCGCCGGCGTCGACGCTCGCCCGCCTCCGATCGCCCTCGGATCGCCGCCTCGCCGGTGCTGCTCCGCGGCCGGACCCGCCGAGATCCCTCGACTCCTGCGGAATTATTCCCCCTCCCCTGCCTCTGGGTGGGgtgctcctcttcctcctcgccttGCTTCGCCTCTcctcttttatttttatttttatttccctTTCCCCGCTTCTCCCTCCTTGCTCTCCTCTCCGCCCTCCGCCTTGGTTTTTTCTTCTGGTGGTGGAGGTGCGTGGTGCCGGTGGTTTGGGTTGGCCAAAACCCCTCAAAACCAACCCCCTTCTTAAACCCCCCAACCCCGGATTGCACCTCGCTACGCTTACGCCCACGCCATCCCGGGGAGGAGCGCCACCGGCTGCTCCCGGTTAAACCCCACGTGGCCCCGCCCCAACGACCGGTTCCGCCCTCCCGCGGCGTCCACGTGGCCCCGCCACGTGATCCGACGGCAGCGGGCGCCTGTCCCGGCTTATTACAGCGGAAGAGGCGCCCCCGCGCCCGGGACACGTGCCGCAGATCCTGGCCGTCGACGGGGGGAGCGGACGCGCCTGCCGCGCCGTCGGATCCCACGGTGGCCCTCGACTCCCTCGTGACCACGAACGCGAGGAGTGATCCCTGTTAACCGGTGGGGGTTTAGGGAGGAGAATAGCGGGGCGTTTTTAGGAAAGAAACGTGAGGGGTTAATAATTATTAACTGCATGTGGACCCACTTCATAGTGTCTCTCACGGATTTaggaggtgtttggttctttagtcgctcctgaaattcatgt harbors:
- the LOC136533590 gene encoding telomere repeat-binding protein 5-like; translation: MTSHEQRNYQLLTNPLVNFKQPKRRAEMVFQKRSSSEMESCGGGQVAEMPRVPKSARGKRSVRKKEAQNPAQMSAFDLLATVAGKLLDEGVGSLGNMSAGAPALAACAKDVRVKQEQCDEEMKQFKHEVTDQDSCNESAILPHIAFQRAVNNARIEDPKAKSEAQDKESSMISCTKAELGCNFGVIADRWSPESVESGAFTGDAVASLMPTAPAGFHKNAPEMYNLLDSMDVDAKPPPLVSSDSTGEMPLYGDKIHRSTSLPRGPKGVGGFAVDRDDDDDKSSGCTHPSTTTNRDFRSNCTAEYSRVRKLLTSKYRKVAPARIHKSDLSYSDVERKPSFRNKKMHYTRQRTQRSTFKRRKLFDRHSVLASEFGAANGKGNTKVTGRDSHAEANKGTNSMPFQKSCVSNDCHVKLRIKSFKVPELLVEIPESATVGSLKKTVLEAVTAILGGGLRVGVLHHGKKVRDDSKTLIQAGIGQDDMLDNLGFSLEPNCTQNPQVQAPEDISFLETIDTTEPLARIAPADSCSKHGEVDVSQELALTALAMNYQGSDHDSVHSPGGVSSPDKVSTNSRALVPVPAADPNAGAVVPANKSKRSPEQGQRRIRRPFSVAEVEALVLAVEKLGTGRWRDVKLRAFDNAKHRTYVDLKDKWKTLVHTASISPQQRRGEPVPQELLDRVLAAQAYWSQQQAKLQPKTPPLAEARLLT